The following proteins are co-located in the Cupriavidus pauculus genome:
- a CDS encoding FAD-linked oxidase C-terminal domain-containing protein, translating into MNAPQDAHPVAEVSAESRRATLLARLAAILPASAVLWKAEDTIPYECDGLAAYRQVPDAVVLPDTEDQVCAVLRLCHELGVPVVPRGSGTSLSGGAMPIAGGLVLSLAKFKRIVSVDPYARTAVVQPGVRNLAISEAAAPHNLYYAPDPSSQIACSIGGNVAENSGGVHCLKYGLTVHNVLRVRAVTMEGDVVVFGSEAPDSPGLDLLATVIGSEGMLALVTEVTVRLVPKPQLAQVIMASFDDVEKGGNAVADVIAAGIIPAGLEMMDRPATAAVEEFVKAGYDLDAAAILLCESDGTPEEVAEEIGRMSEVLRASGATRITVSQNEAERLRFWSGRKNAFPAAGRISPDYYCMDGTIPRKHIGTLLKRIEQMEHKYGLRCINVFHAGDGNMHPLILFDGGDVDEWHRAELFGSDILETCVELGGTVTGEHGVGVEKLNSMCVQFSREECEAFFGVKAAFDPARLLNPDKAIPTLARCAEYGKMHVRRGLLPHPDLPRF; encoded by the coding sequence ATGAACGCCCCGCAAGACGCCCACCCCGTCGCGGAAGTATCCGCCGAGTCGCGCCGCGCCACGCTGCTGGCCCGGCTTGCGGCCATCCTGCCCGCGTCCGCCGTGCTGTGGAAGGCCGAGGACACCATTCCCTACGAGTGCGATGGCCTGGCCGCCTACCGCCAGGTGCCCGACGCCGTGGTGCTGCCCGACACCGAGGACCAGGTCTGCGCCGTGCTGCGGCTGTGCCACGAACTGGGCGTGCCCGTGGTGCCGCGCGGGTCGGGCACGAGCCTGTCTGGCGGCGCCATGCCGATTGCCGGCGGGCTGGTGCTGTCGCTGGCCAAGTTCAAGCGCATCGTGTCGGTCGATCCGTACGCGCGCACGGCCGTGGTCCAGCCCGGCGTGCGCAACCTGGCAATCTCCGAGGCCGCCGCGCCGCACAATCTCTATTACGCGCCCGATCCGTCGTCGCAGATCGCCTGCTCCATCGGCGGCAACGTGGCCGAGAACTCGGGCGGCGTCCACTGCCTGAAGTACGGCCTGACCGTCCACAACGTGCTGCGCGTGCGCGCCGTGACGATGGAGGGTGACGTCGTGGTGTTCGGCTCGGAGGCGCCGGATTCGCCCGGGCTGGACCTGCTGGCCACCGTGATCGGCTCCGAGGGCATGCTGGCCCTGGTCACCGAGGTCACCGTGCGGCTGGTGCCCAAGCCCCAGCTTGCGCAGGTCATCATGGCCAGCTTCGACGACGTGGAAAAAGGCGGCAACGCCGTGGCCGACGTGATCGCGGCCGGCATCATCCCGGCCGGCCTGGAGATGATGGACCGCCCCGCCACGGCCGCCGTGGAGGAATTCGTCAAGGCCGGCTACGACCTGGACGCGGCCGCCATCCTGCTCTGCGAGTCCGACGGCACGCCCGAGGAAGTGGCCGAGGAAATCGGCCGGATGAGCGAGGTGCTGCGCGCGTCGGGCGCCACGCGGATCACCGTGTCGCAGAACGAGGCCGAGCGGCTGCGCTTCTGGAGCGGCCGCAAGAACGCGTTCCCGGCGGCGGGCCGGATCTCGCCCGACTACTACTGCATGGACGGCACGATCCCGCGCAAGCACATCGGCACGCTGCTCAAGCGCATCGAGCAGATGGAGCACAAGTACGGCTTGCGATGCATCAACGTGTTCCACGCCGGCGATGGCAACATGCATCCCCTGATCCTGTTCGATGGCGGCGACGTGGACGAGTGGCACCGCGCCGAGCTGTTCGGCTCCGACATCCTTGAGACCTGCGTGGAGCTGGGCGGTACCGTGACCGGCGAGCACGGCGTGGGGGTGGAAAAGCTGAACTCGATGTGCGTGCAGTTCTCGCGCGAGGAATGCGAGGCGTTCTTCGGCGTGAAGGCGGCCTTCGACCCCGCGCGGCTGCTCAACCCGGACAAGGCCATCCCCACGCTCGCGCGCTGCGCCGAATACGGCAAGATGCACGTCAGGCGCGGCCTGCTGCCGCACCCGGACCTGCCG